One Erpetoichthys calabaricus chromosome 8, fErpCal1.3, whole genome shotgun sequence DNA segment encodes these proteins:
- the LOC114656752 gene encoding gamma-crystallin M2-like has protein sequence MGKVIFYEDRNFQGRYYECSSDCADLQTYFSRCNSIRVESGCWMVYERPNYMGYQYFLRRGEYPDYQRWMGFNDCVRSCRVIPQHRGSYRMMVYERENFGGQMMEFMDDCESVQDRFRYQDIHSCNVMDGYWIMYEQPHYRGRQFFLRPGEYRRYTDWGGMNPRIGSFRRITDFC, from the exons ATGGGAAAG GTCATCTTCTACGAGGACAGGAACTTCCAGGGCCGCTACTATGAGTGTAGCAGCGACTGTGCTGACCTTCAAACCTACTTCAGTCGTTGTAACTCCATCCGGGTGGAGAGCGGCTGCTGGATGGTCTATGAGCGCCCCAACTACATGGGCTACCAGTACTTCCTGAGAAGAGGCGAGTATCCTGACTACCAGCGCTGGATGGGATTCAATGACTGTGTGCGCTCCTGCCGTGTTATCCCCCAA CACAGAGGATCTTACAGAATGATGGTTTATGAAAGGGAAAACTTTGGTGGTCAGATGATGGAGTTCATGGATGATTGCGAATCTGTTCAGGATCGCTTCCGCTATCAAGACATCCACTCCTGCAATGTGATGGATGGCTACTGGATCATGTATGAGCAGCCCCACTACAGAGGACGCCAGTTCTTCCTGAGGCCTGGCGAGTACAGGAGATACACTGACTGGGGAGGCATGAACCCTAGGATTGGCTCCTTCAGGCGTATCACAGATTTCTGTTAA